The genomic segment TGTGGACGGGATGCCCCGATGAGAACGCTGGTTACGATTCCGTCGCGGAGAATCCATTTCAGTGCCATCTGAGCAAGACTTTCCCCTCTCTCTGCTGCAATTGCATTCAGACTGCGGATACTGTTAAGACGTTCCTCACTGAACTGATCTGCATGGAGAAAACGTCCGTCTGTGTTGACGCGGCTGTCCTTTGGAATTCCATTCAGATATCGGTCTGTGAGCATTCCCTGGGATAACGGGCTAAATGCAATAATTCCCTTTTTCCTCTCTGCTGCAGCCTGTTTCAGGCCATTTGTCTCGATGGTACGGTTAAAGATATTATATCTGTTCTGATTAATGATAAACGGACAATGCAGTTCTTCCAGAATATCTGCAGCGCGTTTCATTGTCTCACCATCATAGTTGGAGATTCCAACATACAATGCCTTTCCGCTTCTGACAATTTGTGCAAGAGCCTCCATGGTCTCCTCAAGAGGAGTCTCCGGATCCATTCTGTGATGATAGAAGATATCTACATAATCCAGACCAAGGCGTTTCAGGCTCTGGTCAAGACTGGCGATCAGATACTTGCGGCTTCCCCAGTTTCCATAAGGTCCCGGCCACATATCATAGCCTGCCTTTGTGCTGACGATCAGCTCATCTCTGTATGCAGAAAATTCCTCTCTCAGGATTTTCCCAAAATTTTCCTCCGCACTTCCAGGCTGTGGGCCATAGTTGTTTGCAAGGTCAAAATGTGTAATTCCATTATCAAATGCTGTGAAGCACATCTGCTTCATATTCTCATAAACACCGGTGTCTCCGAAATTATGCCATAACCCCAGAGATAACTCCGGCAGCATCAGCCCACTGGCACCACAGCGGTGGTATTTCATAGTTTCATAACGTTTTTCATCTGCCTGATACATAAGATAATTCCTCCCTCTTCGTACAGTATGTCGAATCCGAATATTATTGTTATCATTCTCTATCGAAATAACTGTGCCACTCGCTCGTCTACGCAATTAACATAGTTATTTACGCAACAATGTACTTGATTTACTCTTTCTCTGTAATCATACATCCTGTTCCAATTATTTTCAATAAATGTTATTAGCATTATTTAAAAAAGCCACCTTCTGACTGAAAATGGCTTTTTTAATAAACTATATTAAATTCCTTTAAAGCTAAAGGAGAATTCCATCTTTCCGTCTGCATTCAGCAGATATTCCGGATGGGTATATGCTCCCCAGCTGTCGTCACCGCCGATTCCCATCTGGCCTTTGGCTACGCGTACTACTGTGTAATGAATCTGTGGGAGTTCGTATGGATGCATAGCATTTTCCATCTCATGTGGAGTGTATGGGAGTGCAGAGAACATCATTGATTCTCCATCCATTTCAAAGTACATTCCTCTGCCCTTGCGGTCTGTGACTTTCGCCCAACGTACTTCCTCTTTTGCTCCACATTCCTGCGGTACCATGTATCTTGCTATGTTGTCCACAACTTTATTCTGGTAAATGCCCAGTTTTGCACCTTTTTTGCGGTCTGCATAGGTCTCAGCTTCGCCCAGTCCATACCACTGAACATTGTCGTAATCTGCATTGAATTTGAAAATCACCCCAAATTCCGGCGTATCACCAAGTTCTTTTACAGGATCATAAGTTAAAGTTGTCTTCACTTTTCCATCTCCGAATACTTCGTAGGTGAGCTGACACTCACTGGCTGGTGTGGTTGGCATCAGATAGGTAAAAGTTACTTTTACAGAGTGGTCTGTTTCTTCTGTCTGTGGTGAATTGGATGGACCGTATGCACCTTTTCTGTATTCTTTATGACTTAAATACATACTGGCGACTTTCCACTGTGCGTAGCGCATCTGCATAAGATTTCCACAGTCATTGTCTGTTGGTGCGCGCCAGAAGTTTGGTTTCGGGATTGCCTCGATCATCTCTTTGCCCGCATATTTGTAGGAGACCAGACCACCATTGAGGACGGAGAACATTACTTCGAAGTGCTCGCCGCGGACACCAATATTGTGTGTGCTTCGGATGATCTGTGGTTTCTTTACAAACGCATCTGATACACATACATCTTTTTCCGCTATAATTGCTGTTTCTGCTGAATCTGATTTTCCATTCGAAACAGCCTCTTTCACCTGATATACATACTGTCCAAACGCGATCTCATGGCCTGCAGATGCCCACACTTTTTCCTCTTTCAGATGGAAGGAAACAGTAACTGTATATTCTCCGACTGCTTCAGCCTTTCCAAAAGGCAGTTTATATTCTTTCGTACTCAATGGCTCAACTGCTGTTTCCAGTGCTTCTGTACGGATCACTTTTCCATTCTTTGCAAGTGTTACCTTACAGTCAAAAGTATCTGTATTTACAAAGAGGTTCTTGTTAAGCACTTTTACTGTATCAGCTGTCACCTCTGCTGTAATATTCTGATAATTGAATTTCACTTCCTGCATCTTCGGAGATGGTTCTCTGTCACCGCCATATGCGATTCCGTTACCACTGAAATTATAGTCTGTAGGGCGTTCTCCGAAATCGCCGCCGTATGCCTGGAACTCTTTTCCATAGCGGTCTTTCTTATAAATAGACTGGTCAATATAATCCCAGATAAATCCACCCTGATATTTGGGCTCTGTATCTGTCAGGTCAGTATATTTGTGCATGGCACCGCAGGAATTTCCCATGGCATGTGTGTACTCACAGCAGATAAACGGTTTACTGTCATCCTTTGCCAGAAACTCTTTGATTGCTTCTACAGACGGATACATCTGGCTTTCCATATCACTGGTATCATTATAACTGCGGTCATGGAAAAGTCCCTCATAATGTACCAGACGGGTAGAGTCATTCTTACGGAAAAGCTGAGACATTTCATAGATATCTTTTCCGCCAAAAGATTCATTTCCACAGGACCAGATCAGGATTGCCGGATGATTCTTGTCTCTCTGATACATGGAGTTGGCACGGTCAAGCATCATATCCAGCCATTCCGGTTTGTTGTGAGGAACAACATGAGTATAATCCTTTGTAAATTCCGCCACATCCCAGGAACCATGGGATTCCAGGTTTGTCTCATCGATCATATAAATACCATATTCATCACAAAGCTGATAGATCAGTGATGTATCCGGATAATGACAGGTACGGATGGCATTGATATTATTCTGCTTCATAATGCGAAGATCCTTGCGGAGTTCTTCCTCTGATACATGTCTGCCGCTGACAGAACTGAATTCATGACGGTTTACGCCCTTAAACACGATACGCTTTCCGTTCAGAGTCATAATGCCGTTCTTCATCTCGAAACGGCGGAATCCAACCTTCTGAGGAATCACTTCCTGAATATTTCCTGCTTCGTCATAAAGTTCAATTGTAAGATCATAGAGCTGCGGATCTTCTGCACTCCATAATTTTGGATTATTGATTTTCCATGCAAAACTGTTCTGTACAGTCTTGCTGCTATTTGTTTTCTGAATATAAAATGCCTCTGCATCGGCTTCTTCATTTCCAGCTTCTGTAAGAGATTTTTTCTCTTCCAGCACACATTCTCCATCTTTCTCAAGTCTGAAAGCAATGCTTCCTTTTCCCCATGTCTTTACCTTAATTTCAAGATCTGCTACATCCAGATTCTCTTCCGGGATTGCACGGATCTGGAGATCATATGCATGGGTATCCGGAACTGTATAAAGATACACATCTCTGTAAATTCCGGAGAAACGGAAGAAGTCCTGATCTTCGCACCAGCTGCTAGAGGTCCATTTGAATACCTGTGCTGCCAGCTTATTCTGTCCATCTTTAAGATAATCTGTCAGTTCAAATTCAGATGGGGTGAAAGAATCCTCACTGTAGCCAACAAAGGCTCCATTCAGCCACAATGCAAGCCCGCTCTCTGCTCCCTGGAAAGAAATAAACAACCTCTTTCCCTTCATATGTTCCGGCACTGTAAAATATTTCACATAGCTTGCAACCGGATTAAATCTCTCAGGAATCTGACCCGGATAAATTTCCTCATGTCCTTCCCATGGATACTGGACATTGGCATACTGCGGTGCATCATACCCTTCCATCTGGATATGTGCAGGTACATGAATGTCATCCCAGTCATAACAGCAGTAGTCCTCTTTCTCAAATCCCTGAACTGTACTTTTGTAATTACGCGCATAATGAAACTTCCATAAACCGTTCAGACTGTAACGGAAAGAAGTTTCTGTCCCATCCTGCACAGCAGCCTGCATTTCATTCCCATCTCTATAATATACATGATCTGAATGAGCTTCCATTCGGTTATCGCAGAAATACTGTGGATCTTTTACCAGTGAATAATCAAATGCCTTCATACTCTTATGTTCTCCTCATGATTTGTTTTTTATAACTGTTCTCTCTGCCTGCAATATTACATTTCGCCATGCATTTGTAAAATACTTCCAGCAAAATACTTTATATATGACTTTTTTCATAAAAATATCTTATACGATATTGCCAACAGCCAGTTATCTTTCATAAACAAAATTATAACATTATACCAATCCGCATAGTTTGCATATTTGACTATATAATATTCATTTTCGACTTTTATAGATTGATCCTTCGCAGCATTTTCTCAGCCTGCACAACACTCTCCCAGAAGAGGAATAATCGGACTTCTCTTTTATCCGAAAACTCCCTATACAAAAAAGGCAGGTGATCTTCACCTGCCCCACAATAGCACTGCATTTATTCAGCCTTCCGCTATCTTATTCCCCTTTAGTTTCCTTCTCTGCCATTCTTGAAAAAACCATCTCATATCCGTCATTTCCATAATTCAATGAACGATTCACACGACTGATCGTTGCTGTGGAAGCTCCGGTTTTCTCCGAAATATCAAGATAGGTTCTCTTGTCCATCAGCATCTTGGCAACCTCAAAACGCTGTGATAAGGAAAGAAGTTCATTGATCGTGCATACATCCTCAAAAAAAGTATAGCACTCTTCTTTATCCTTCAGGCATAAAATCGCTTCAAAAAGCTGATCTACAGCCTCTGTTCTGATTTTTTTACTCATTTTCATGCTCCTTTTAGAACTCTGTACTTCACTGGACGGACATTTGTCTTTAAAATGTCCGTGTTATATTTCTAACAGTGATATTTTACCACGTTAAATTATAGGAAGCAAGCCTTTAACCTAAAAGAAATTACAGATTTTTTTATTTTCTCACAAAAACCTCTTTCGAAGAGTAAGGCAGATAAAATCATCCTCTTTGTGACGCAGCTCTACACCAAATAACTGCTTCTCAGTTTATCAGAACTTACGATTCACATACTTCCTTATTGCATCCGCAGACCGATTAAGAACCAGCTCTTCCGGAAAATCCAGTTTCTCCAGCAGATCTCTCGCCAGATCAAACTCCCCAATCAGCAAGTCAAAATGAGCATCACTATCCATCACCACCGGAACCTGATATTTCTTACACAGATTCAGCATCACAGTATCATTCTCCACAGCATTCTGCCGGTTACAGTCCGGATCCATAGAATGATTATTCAGTTCCAAAACCTTCCCATATTCCTTCGCACCCTGAACCAGTGCCTCATAATCGATTTCATATCTCCCATCATCCGGATGTCCGATAATATTTACATACGGATTCTTCATTACATTCAGATAGCTTTCTGTATTCTCCAGCTTAGATCCCGGCTTCATGCATGGCATATGCAGACTGGCGATCACCACATCCATCCTCTCCAACGTCCGCTGCGCCAGATCCACAGTCCCCTGTGCATCCAGAATATTCACCTCAGACCCCAGAAGCAACTGAATCCCATACATCTCCCTGGGCACAATTTTCAGATTCTCAAAATAATACTTATGACAGGTCCCCGGCATAGCAGGCGCATGCTCCGTAATCCCCAGAACCTCCAGTCCCTTATCTGCGGCCGCTTTCGCCATCTCCCTCAGAGAACAATATGCATGACCACTCACCAAAGTATGTGTATGCAAATCCAACACAGAACTATATCTCATAACAACCCACTCCTCACTTCGTACAATATTCCCCCTCATTATACGACCATCCTTCTACCTCCACAAGCAAATTTTCCGTCCACCCATTTTTATCGTCCATTTTTACTCAATCCAACACCCCAAAAATCGCCAGCAGCCAGCGCAGAAAAATAGTGTGTTTGATGTGCATTTGCAGGTATCTTAGATATTCTTAGGTCAAAAAAATCTGCGTTATGAGCCGGCTGTATCACTGTCTGAGCGGAGTCTGCGACGGAGCGAGTTTGAGAAGCCGGCTCATGCCTTTAGCAGATTTTCTTGGCCTTAGAATATCTTAGATGCCGAAACCGCACATCAAACACACTATTTTTCTGCGCGTCCCCTGTCAAGTCAAACAGATATTCGCAATTAAAGCAGGAGACTTACTTGATTCGGTAAAAAAACAGGGCCTGCACCCTGCAAGCCCTGCAAAAAATTTCCATTTAAGAATGAATATACAATTTTTATTTTACGATAAAAGATTTTCTCTTACTAACAACATCAAAGATAACCGCTGCCAGCAGAACCAGACCTTTAACAACCTTCTGCAGGTTCTGGTCAATACCCATGATACTCATACCTAAGTTCAGAACACCCATCAGTAATGCACCAATGATAACCCCCGGAACTGTACCGGTTCCGCCATAAGCAGAAGCACCACCAATAAAACAAGCACCGATAGCATCCATCTCAAAGTTTGTACCTGCCTGAGGATTGGCAGAATTCAGACGGGCCATAGTAACCATACCTGCAATAGCAGCCAGAAGACCCATATTCAGATAAGCAAGGAAATAAACCTTATTTGTATTAATACCGGAAAGCTTTGTAGCCTTCTCATTACCGCCAACTGCATAGAAATAACGTCCTGTAGTTGTCTTGGAAGCAATATATGTATAGATTGCAATAATCACAGCTACCCAGATCAGAGAATTCGGAATACCTTTATACTGAGCCAGACGGAACATAAAAGCAATAACAACTGCACAGATCAGAATCATCTTAACTGCAACG from the Blautia wexlerae DSM 19850 genome contains:
- the mgrA gene encoding L-glyceraldehyde 3-phosphate reductase gives rise to the protein MYQADEKRYETMKYHRCGASGLMLPELSLGLWHNFGDTGVYENMKQMCFTAFDNGITHFDLANNYGPQPGSAEENFGKILREEFSAYRDELIVSTKAGYDMWPGPYGNWGSRKYLIASLDQSLKRLGLDYVDIFYHHRMDPETPLEETMEALAQIVRSGKALYVGISNYDGETMKRAADILEELHCPFIINQNRYNIFNRTIETNGLKQAAAERKKGIIAFSPLSQGMLTDRYLNGIPKDSRVNTDGRFLHADQFSEERLNSIRSLNAIAAERGESLAQMALKWILRDGIVTSVLIGASRPQQILENLKVLDSAPFSEEELKKIDECSLAL
- a CDS encoding glycoside hydrolase family 2 TIM barrel-domain containing protein, with translation MKAFDYSLVKDPQYFCDNRMEAHSDHVYYRDGNEMQAAVQDGTETSFRYSLNGLWKFHYARNYKSTVQGFEKEDYCCYDWDDIHVPAHIQMEGYDAPQYANVQYPWEGHEEIYPGQIPERFNPVASYVKYFTVPEHMKGKRLFISFQGAESGLALWLNGAFVGYSEDSFTPSEFELTDYLKDGQNKLAAQVFKWTSSSWCEDQDFFRFSGIYRDVYLYTVPDTHAYDLQIRAIPEENLDVADLEIKVKTWGKGSIAFRLEKDGECVLEEKKSLTEAGNEEADAEAFYIQKTNSSKTVQNSFAWKINNPKLWSAEDPQLYDLTIELYDEAGNIQEVIPQKVGFRRFEMKNGIMTLNGKRIVFKGVNRHEFSSVSGRHVSEEELRKDLRIMKQNNINAIRTCHYPDTSLIYQLCDEYGIYMIDETNLESHGSWDVAEFTKDYTHVVPHNKPEWLDMMLDRANSMYQRDKNHPAILIWSCGNESFGGKDIYEMSQLFRKNDSTRLVHYEGLFHDRSYNDTSDMESQMYPSVEAIKEFLAKDDSKPFICCEYTHAMGNSCGAMHKYTDLTDTEPKYQGGFIWDYIDQSIYKKDRYGKEFQAYGGDFGERPTDYNFSGNGIAYGGDREPSPKMQEVKFNYQNITAEVTADTVKVLNKNLFVNTDTFDCKVTLAKNGKVIRTEALETAVEPLSTKEYKLPFGKAEAVGEYTVTVSFHLKEEKVWASAGHEIAFGQYVYQVKEAVSNGKSDSAETAIIAEKDVCVSDAFVKKPQIIRSTHNIGVRGEHFEVMFSVLNGGLVSYKYAGKEMIEAIPKPNFWRAPTDNDCGNLMQMRYAQWKVASMYLSHKEYRKGAYGPSNSPQTEETDHSVKVTFTYLMPTTPASECQLTYEVFGDGKVKTTLTYDPVKELGDTPEFGVIFKFNADYDNVQWYGLGEAETYADRKKGAKLGIYQNKVVDNIARYMVPQECGAKEEVRWAKVTDRKGRGMYFEMDGESMMFSALPYTPHEMENAMHPYELPQIHYTVVRVAKGQMGIGGDDSWGAYTHPEYLLNADGKMEFSFSFKGI
- a CDS encoding YerC/YecD family TrpR-related protein, encoding MSKKIRTEAVDQLFEAILCLKDKEECYTFFEDVCTINELLSLSQRFEVAKMLMDKRTYLDISEKTGASTATISRVNRSLNYGNDGYEMVFSRMAEKETKGE
- a CDS encoding phosphatase, whose product is MRYSSVLDLHTHTLVSGHAYCSLREMAKAAADKGLEVLGITEHAPAMPGTCHKYYFENLKIVPREMYGIQLLLGSEVNILDAQGTVDLAQRTLERMDVVIASLHMPCMKPGSKLENTESYLNVMKNPYVNIIGHPDDGRYEIDYEALVQGAKEYGKVLELNNHSMDPDCNRQNAVENDTVMLNLCKKYQVPVVMDSDAHFDLLIGEFDLARDLLEKLDFPEELVLNRSADAIRKYVNRKF